The Stappia sp. genome window below encodes:
- a CDS encoding lytic murein transglycosylase translates to MGGIGALALALVIALGAGAPAISAPLDAACLQRIKAQAVKEGVSRATVDRALAGAAFDEKVRRFATSQPEYKTPIWDYLAFLVDEERIEDGARMLRRHEATLARVQKTYGVDGYIVLAVWGVESDYGQFRGDFHVPHALANLSCGGRRARYFRSELIHILKIVDRGDVALADLQGSWAGAFGQTQFMPSTYRRLAVDGDGDGKRDLVNSVPDALASTANYLKQAGWVNGMPWGYEVKLPAGYSGPSGRKTRASVSDWGKRGVTHLDGAALKGEASAGLLLPAGRNGPAFLVFKNFNAIYSYNVAESYALAISHLADRLRGAGPFATPWPTDDPGLSRAERLQLQKLLLRAGYDIGEADGRVGPATRAGIRQAEARFGMEVTGRPGRKIYEKLGGR, encoded by the coding sequence ATGGGGGGCATTGGCGCGCTGGCGCTTGCGCTTGTTATCGCGCTGGGCGCGGGGGCGCCCGCGATATCCGCGCCGCTCGATGCCGCCTGCCTGCAGCGCATCAAGGCGCAGGCGGTGAAGGAAGGCGTCAGTCGCGCGACCGTCGACCGGGCGCTCGCCGGCGCCGCCTTCGACGAAAAGGTCAGGCGCTTCGCCACCAGTCAGCCGGAATACAAGACGCCGATCTGGGACTATCTCGCCTTCCTCGTCGACGAGGAGCGCATCGAGGACGGCGCCAGGATGCTGCGGCGGCACGAGGCGACGCTGGCCCGGGTTCAGAAGACCTATGGCGTCGACGGCTACATCGTGCTCGCCGTATGGGGCGTGGAAAGCGACTACGGCCAGTTTCGCGGCGATTTCCATGTGCCGCACGCCCTTGCCAACCTGTCGTGCGGCGGCCGCCGGGCGCGCTACTTCCGCTCCGAGCTGATCCATATCCTGAAGATCGTCGATCGCGGCGACGTCGCGCTCGCCGACCTCCAGGGCTCCTGGGCCGGCGCCTTCGGCCAGACCCAGTTCATGCCCTCCACCTACCGCCGGCTTGCGGTCGACGGCGACGGCGACGGCAAGCGCGATCTGGTGAACTCGGTCCCCGACGCGCTCGCCTCCACGGCGAATTACCTGAAACAGGCCGGCTGGGTAAACGGAATGCCCTGGGGCTATGAGGTCAAACTGCCCGCCGGCTATTCCGGCCCCTCGGGCCGCAAGACGCGGGCCAGCGTCAGCGACTGGGGCAAACGCGGCGTCACCCATCTCGATGGCGCGGCGCTCAAGGGAGAGGCGTCGGCGGGTCTGCTGCTGCCGGCCGGGCGCAACGGGCCGGCCTTCCTCGTCTTCAAAAATTTCAACGCGATCTATTCCTACAACGTCGCGGAAAGCTACGCGCTGGCGATCTCCCATCTCGCCGACCGGCTGCGCGGCGCGGGCCCCTTCGCCACGCCCTGGCCGACCGACGATCCCGGCCTGTCGCGCGCCGAACGGCTGCAGTTGCAAAAGCTCCTCCTGCGGGCCGGCTATGACATCGGCGAGGCGGACGGGCGCGTCGGACCCGCGACGCGCGCCGGCATCCGGCAGGCCGAGGCGCGCTTCGGGATGGAGGTCACCGGACGCCCGGGCCGCAAGATCTACGAGAAACTCGGCGGGCGCTGA